A window of Bacteroidales bacterium genomic DNA:
CAACCTCCGTTCCCTGATTTACTTCACTGGTTATGGTGAGTTTATCTGAATTCTTCTTAATATTGGAAAGGCCCATACCAGCGCCGAACCCCATCTCCCGCACCACGGGCGAAGCAGTGGAATACCCCTCCTGCATGGCCAGCTCAATATCGGGTATGCCCGGGCCGCGGTCAGACAAAAACAGCCGTATCTTTTCCTCGTCAATATCCACCGTCACCGTCCCGTTCCAGGCATGTGCCACAATATTCACTTCGGCTTCGTATAAGGATATGGCTACCCGCTTTATTATCCTGTTGTCAATATTCAACTGCTTCAGGATCTTTTTCACCTGACTGGAAGCGAAACCTGCGTTGGTAAAATCGCCTCCCTGAACCGTGAACTTGAGCTGTACAGCCATATTCTACGAAACCGGCCTTACACCGGCTTTGAACAAAAGCCCTGATGTGTGGTACATGGAATTTTTGCTCTCGGCCAAAGCAATTCCGGCCTGTTTTGCCAGACTGATCATTTCAGGAGTTGCTTTCTTGTTCCG
This region includes:
- a CDS encoding anti-sigma regulatory factor gives rise to the protein MAVQLKFTVQGGDFTNAGFASSQVKKILKQLNIDNRIIKRVAISLYEAEVNIVAHAWNGTVTVDIDEEKIRLFLSDRGPGIPDIELAMQEGYSTASPVVREMGFGAGMGLSNIKKNSDKLTITSEVNQGTEVEIIHYLHAQ